In the Octopus sinensis linkage group LG17, ASM634580v1, whole genome shotgun sequence genome, one interval contains:
- the LOC115220923 gene encoding cilia- and flagella-associated protein 20, whose amino-acid sequence MFKNTFQSGFLSILYSVGSKPLQIWDKKVRNGHIKRITDNDIQSLVLEIVGTNVSTTYITCPADPKKTLGIKLPFLVMIIKNLKKYFTFEVQVLDDKSVRRRFRASNYQSTTRVKPFICTMPMRLDDSWNQIQFNLSDFTRRAYGTNYIETIRVQIHANCRIRRVYFSDRLYSEDELPGEFKLYIPQSKIKA is encoded by the exons atGTTTAAAAATACCTTCCAGAGTGGGTTTTTGTCGATATTATACAGTGTTGGCAGTAAACCGCTTCAGATATGGGACAAAAAG GTTCGTAATGGTCACATCAAACGAATCACAGACAATGATATCCAATCATTGGTTCTGGAAATAGTTGGCACAAATGTCAG TACCACATACATTACATGTCCTGCTGATCCAAAGAAAACTCTTGGCATCAAACTACCCTTTTTGGTGATGATAATTAAAAATctcaaaaaatatttcacatttgAAGTACAG GTTTTAGATGACAAAAGTGTCCGGCGTCGATTCCGAGCCAGCAACTACCAGAGTACCACCCGTGTAAAACCTTTCATTTGCACTATGCCGATGCGTCTTGATGACAGCTGGAATCAGATACAGTTTAACCTCTCTGACTTTACACGACGAGCCTATGGAACAAATTACATTGAGACAATCAGAGTACAG ATTCATGCCAACTGTCGTATTCGGCGAGTATATTTCTCCGATCGCTTATATTCTGAAGACGAGCTGCCTGGAGAATTCAAACTATATATTCCACAAAGCAAGATCAAAGCTTGA